Proteins encoded in a region of the Nicotiana tomentosiformis chromosome 9, ASM39032v3, whole genome shotgun sequence genome:
- the LOC104085396 gene encoding probable prolyl 4-hydroxylase 10 — protein sequence MAVKGRHVRGGLTRKSPNSTLVFAVFIGLSLLVLILLAFGIFSIPFSSKGSQKAHDLSSIAHNTVGRRDDDGGKGDQWAEVISWEPRAVVYHNFLSKDECEYLINLGKPHMKKSTVVDSATGKSTDSRVRTSSGTFLSRGQDKVVRTIEKRIADFTFIPVEHGEGLQILHYEVGQKYEPHFDYFADEFNTINGGQRIATVLMYLSDVEEGGETVFPTAKGNFSAVPWWNELSECGKGGLSVKPKMGDALLFWSMKPDATLDPSSLHGGCPVIKGNKWSSTKWMRVHEYKV from the exons ATGGCAGTCAAAGGAAGGCACGTCCGAGGTGGTCTAACTCGTAAATCACCGAATTCGACGCTGGTCTTTGCCGTCTTTATTGGATTATCTCTTCTCGTTTTGATTCTTCTCGCTTTTGGAATTTTCTCGATTCCTTTCAGTTCTAAAGGATCTCAAAAAGCACATGATCTTAGCTCAATTGCTCACAACACAGTTGGAAG ACGAGACGATGATGGTGGAAAAGGAGATCAGTGGGCTGAAGTGATTTCATGGGAACCAAGAGCTGTTGTATACCATAACTTCTTG TCAAAGGACGAATGTGAATATCTGATTAATCTTGGCAAGCCTCATATGAAGAAGTCAACTGTCGTCGACAGTGCTACTGGAAAGAGTACAGACAGCAG GGTTCGAACAAGTTCTGGAACATTTCTTTCCAGGGGACAGGATAAAGTAGTCAGGACTATAGAGAAAAGGATTGCAGATTTCACTTTTATTCCAGTAG AGCATGGTGAAGGTCTTCAAATTCTCCACTATGAAGTTGGGCAAAAGTATGAGCCACACTTTGATTACTTTGCCGATGAGTTCAATACTATAAATGGTGGTCAACGCATTGCTACGGTTTTGATGTACTT ATCAGATGTGGAAGAAGGGGGAGAAACTGTATTTCCTACTGCCAAGGGAAATTTTAGTGCGGTTCCTTGGTGGAATGAGCTATCTGAATGTGGAAAAGGTGGACTCTCTGTAAAACCAAAGATGGGTGATGCTTTGCTCTTCTGGAGCATGAAGCCTGATGCTACTCTCGATCCTTCAAGCTTGCACG GTGGGTGCCCTGTGATTAAGGGTAACAAGTGGTCATCTACGAAATGGATGCGTGTTCATGAATACAAGGTTTAA